Below is a genomic region from Candidatus Dependentiae bacterium.
AGGTCATGCAGGATGATGCATGAGTAAAGCGTCGAAACGTTTAACGTTGTTAGATATCAGTGACTATCATGATTTTTATGATCTCCCAAAATTCAATGAAAGCGAACAGCAGTATTATTTTACCCTGACATCTGAAGCACAACAGTACATTGAGAAATTGTCACTTTCCAGTCAATGTTATTTTATCTTGCAGTGGGGCTATATCCGCGCGCGACGACGACTTTTCACGCTGACGGCAAAAGAAGTCAACCGCGATATTTCTTTTATCCTCAATGCCTATTTTCCCGCGGATGCTAATACAGCCATCGAATCCCTCCCTTCACGCAATACCCAAACAACACTTCGAAAATCAATCCTGAAATTTTTAAATATTCAAGACAATGAGAAAAACCGAGATCAATTGTTATCAAAAAAAGCAACCGATTTATTAGCCTATTATCATCGCCCGCAAGAGATTTTTCGCGCTTTAATTTCAATGATTGAAAAGGAAAATCTTTTATTGCCTGACTATACGATCATGCAAGACATCATTAGCACAGCCATTACACAAGAAGAATCGCGGCTATCGAATATCATTACTCAACAGATTCCAGAACATATTCGAGAAAAGCTCTCCACTATTATTCGAGAAACAGAAAAGTTTTACCTGTTGACGAATTTTAAACAAGACCTCAAGAATTTTAATTATCGGCAAATGAAGAATGAATTAGAAAAACAAGCATTCGGAAAAGATGTCTATGATTACTCAAAAACCCTCTTGCCTGCCTTAGAGATATCACAGCATAATATTCATCATTATGGGAGATTGACTCTCTATTATTCCGTCTACAAATTACGTCGTATGCCGGAAGAAAAAGCGTATTTATATCTTTTATGTTACCTGTATACGCGTTATCAAAAAATCAGTGAAAATATTGCGCAAGCGTATATTTATAAAATTGACCAATATTATTCAGAATCAGAAAAAGAAGCCGAAAAAATATTTTTGGATGAAAAAAAGCAACTCGATTTAGATCAAGAAAAAAATGCAAAACTGATTGGCTTGTTTGATGAAGAAAATTTATTTAAGCAAAAATTTGGGCAAGTGGCAGAAAATGAGGCTTATAAAATCATGCCGCGCGAAATGATTCGAAAA
It encodes:
- a CDS encoding Tn3 family transposase; this encodes MSKASKRLTLLDISDYHDFYDLPKFNESEQQYYFTLTSEAQQYIEKLSLSSQCYFILQWGYIRARRRLFTLTAKEVNRDISFILNAYFPADANTAIESLPSRNTQTTLRKSILKFLNIQDNEKNRDQLLSKKATDLLAYYHRPQEIFRALISMIEKENLLLPDYTIMQDIISTAITQEESRLSNIITQQIPEHIREKLSTIIRETEKFYLLTNFKQDLKNFNYRQMKNELEKQAFGKDVYDYSKTLLPALEISQHNIHHYGRLTLYYSVYKLRRMPEEKAYLYLLCYLYTRYQKISENIAQAYIYKIDQYYSESEKEAEKIFLDEKKQLDLDQEKNAKLIGLFDEENLFKQKFGQVAENEAYKIMPREMIRKIKTHMMHQEQYRQRLFWQQITKKHATITKNLKPLFCALALSSDSKKNSVLHDALALQALFSKHVSVDSIEEKKLPTKCIPPKTNPYLYKNQQLNKKAYEFFLYHRLREQLASYRIHLNDTLQFKSFTEDIKSVKDWEKDKPKIIEKLNNVKLSDDVEKRLDELIEILEEWYVIVNENIASGENTYIKITEVDGKKTWNLTYPDDNEELDHTFYRTLPPIDISDVFDFVNNLCQFMEAFTHINGRYQKGERDDSCVKACIIANGTHLGIAQMAMRSNLDLQSLTTQQ